The following coding sequences lie in one Treponema socranskii subsp. buccale genomic window:
- the hisS gene encoding histidine--tRNA ligase, with the protein MESIIQPRVLKGFRDFLPASEIARADLIEKITAVYRSFGFVPIDTPVLEYTEILLRKSNGETEKQVFRFEDNGGRDVAMRFDLTVPFARFTAEHKSELYFPFKRYHIAKVWRGEKPQAGRYREFVQCDVDTVGSDSTASDFEILLVIQKAFAAIGVSGITVRVNHRGIFNRFLTKLGVNEKSDDILRTVDKLAKIGRDETEKELSEITGSKDRAAEILSYTEGAGDFSATLKKIEAMAGGKDSDSERMRDIYEMLEAAGIEKNYTLDPSITRGLDYYTGVVYETFLNDLPEIGSVCSGGRYDNLAGLYMKEKLPGVGTSIGLDRLIAAMSELGITSSRASYVDAEIFCLDAKDALLYQKAAASLRAQGLAVEVFPDAKKIIQQYALTDAKKIPWGIFVGKTYEKDGTFDLKNLSTRETSAGITVSEAVKLILNKK; encoded by the coding sequence ATGGAATCGATCATTCAACCGCGCGTGCTCAAAGGTTTCCGCGATTTTTTGCCCGCTTCGGAAATCGCGCGCGCGGATTTAATTGAAAAAATAACTGCGGTGTATCGATCGTTCGGGTTCGTGCCGATCGACACGCCGGTGCTCGAATATACCGAGATACTGCTTCGCAAAAGTAACGGCGAAACGGAAAAACAAGTGTTCCGCTTTGAAGACAACGGCGGGCGCGATGTCGCGATGCGTTTCGATTTAACCGTTCCGTTTGCGCGCTTTACGGCGGAACACAAAAGCGAACTGTATTTTCCGTTTAAGCGTTATCACATCGCAAAAGTGTGGCGCGGCGAAAAACCGCAGGCGGGCCGCTACCGCGAATTCGTTCAGTGCGACGTCGATACGGTCGGGAGTGACAGCACGGCAAGCGATTTCGAAATACTGCTTGTCATACAAAAAGCCTTTGCCGCGATAGGAGTTTCGGGGATCACCGTGCGCGTCAATCATCGCGGCATTTTCAACCGCTTTTTGACAAAGCTCGGCGTAAATGAAAAAAGCGACGATATTTTGCGCACGGTCGACAAGCTTGCGAAGATCGGCCGGGACGAAACTGAAAAAGAGCTTTCGGAAATTACCGGAAGCAAAGATCGGGCGGCGGAAATCCTTTCCTACACCGAGGGGGCGGGGGACTTCAGTGCGACATTAAAAAAAATCGAAGCGATGGCAGGCGGAAAAGATAGCGACAGCGAGCGCATGCGCGATATATACGAAATGCTCGAGGCGGCCGGCATCGAAAAAAATTATACTCTCGATCCGAGCATTACGCGCGGCCTCGATTATTATACGGGCGTCGTCTACGAAACGTTTTTGAACGATTTGCCCGAGATCGGCTCCGTGTGTTCGGGCGGCCGCTACGATAACCTTGCAGGCTTGTATATGAAAGAAAAGCTCCCCGGAGTAGGGACTTCGATAGGACTCGACCGCCTCATTGCGGCCATGTCCGAACTCGGCATCACGTCAAGCCGCGCAAGCTACGTCGACGCGGAAATTTTCTGCCTCGATGCAAAGGATGCGCTCCTCTATCAAAAAGCCGCCGCATCTTTGCGCGCACAAGGTCTTGCCGTCGAAGTGTTTCCCGACGCGAAAAAAATCATTCAGCAGTATGCGCTCACCGATGCGAAAAAAATCCCGTGGGGAATCTTTGTCGGAAAAACTTACGAAAAAGACGGTACGTTCGATCTCAAAAATCTTTCGACGAGGGAGACGTCTGCGGGCATTACGGTGAGCGAAGCGGTAAAACTCATTTTAAATAAAAAATAA
- a CDS encoding formylglycine-generating enzyme family protein — protein sequence MKKLYTFCVCALLAAAGTVFLSCNNAPSSDDLTKEDLYGSYWGHLFVGSINADMCLVVQADKIDLNSTFMSFSYPLISYKDVGDGKWLVNCYSEGEEKEMKNNELSKHVRLLFDTTNIPFTCEPNIIPMAGIADFLPVVKGRPYEGEYSKDDDITDLPSKTYEVGSVEFTMRQIPAVKGAQLGYKDVTGFMDFSDNMPYTANLSAYSIGETEVTQELWKEVMGSNPSFFDNSGNKQLPGMDGEYLVNTKVALGEEQEKRPVENVSFFQMIAFCNKLSIKLGLQPCYTVKDKDNGDQPIKFETFDVSKIPTDKDERWLGVEVDMSKNGFRLPTEAEWEWAAKGGKGNIAWAGTNKMTALKYYAWYNDKTGGDSGERTHEVKKKKPNGYGLYDMSGNVGEVCWDVYENTTPPDGLTDPTGAEKPVDDRDNRSMRGGDWFFNTKSCRIAMRSPSPNVWEPLVYTGLRLVKRGD from the coding sequence ATGAAAAAGTTATATACTTTTTGTGTGTGTGCGCTGTTGGCGGCTGCGGGAACGGTGTTTTTAAGCTGCAACAATGCACCGTCAAGCGACGATCTGACCAAGGAAGATCTCTACGGTTCGTACTGGGGTCATCTCTTTGTCGGTTCTATAAATGCCGATATGTGCCTTGTCGTTCAAGCCGACAAAATCGATTTGAACAGTACGTTTATGAGCTTTTCTTATCCCCTCATTTCGTACAAAGATGTCGGTGACGGAAAATGGCTCGTAAACTGTTACAGCGAAGGCGAAGAAAAAGAGATGAAAAATAACGAGCTTTCAAAGCACGTACGGCTTTTATTCGATACGACAAACATTCCTTTTACCTGCGAACCGAATATCATCCCGATGGCAGGCATTGCGGATTTTTTGCCTGTAGTGAAAGGGAGACCTTATGAAGGCGAATATTCAAAAGACGACGACATTACCGATCTTCCGAGCAAAACCTATGAGGTCGGAAGCGTAGAGTTTACCATGAGGCAGATCCCCGCCGTAAAAGGCGCACAGTTGGGATACAAAGATGTAACCGGCTTTATGGATTTTTCGGACAATATGCCCTATACCGCAAATCTTTCGGCTTATTCCATAGGAGAAACCGAAGTGACGCAGGAGCTGTGGAAGGAAGTTATGGGAAGCAATCCGAGCTTTTTCGACAATAGCGGAAACAAACAGCTTCCGGGCATGGATGGTGAGTATCTGGTTAATACGAAGGTCGCATTAGGGGAAGAGCAGGAAAAGCGCCCCGTCGAAAATGTAAGTTTTTTCCAGATGATCGCTTTTTGCAATAAGCTGAGCATCAAACTCGGTCTTCAGCCCTGTTATACGGTAAAGGACAAAGACAACGGCGACCAACCTATCAAGTTTGAAACTTTCGACGTGAGCAAAATTCCTACTGATAAGGATGAACGCTGGCTGGGAGTCGAAGTGGATATGAGTAAAAACGGCTTCCGTCTCCCGACCGAAGCGGAATGGGAATGGGCCGCCAAGGGAGGAAAAGGCAATATCGCATGGGCGGGTACGAATAAAATGACGGCGCTCAAATATTACGCATGGTATAACGACAAAACCGGAGGAGATTCGGGAGAAAGAACACACGAAGTGAAAAAGAAAAAACCGAACGGCTACGGCTTATACGATATGAGCGGAAACGTCGGCGAAGTATGCTGGGACGTTTATGAAAATACAACTCCGCCGGACGGTCTTACCGATCCTACGGGAGCGGAAAAGCCTGTCGATGACAGGGATAATCGTTCCATGCGCGGCGGCGACTGGTTTTTTAATACGAAATCCTGCCGTATCGCCATGCGTTCGCCCAGTCCGAATGTCTGGGAACCGCTTGTATACACAGGGCTTCGCTTAGTAAAGCGCGGCGACTGA
- a CDS encoding DUF1622 domain-containing protein produces the protein MKEILYPILEHIEFVISVISIAVVIYGALIAVVQFIKGEVLHFSGKEKMRTIMIIRSDLGVYLLLGLELLIAADIIKTILNPALIELLTLGGIVLLRTILSVFLEREMKGLKELSE, from the coding sequence ATGAAAGAGATCTTATATCCGATTCTCGAACACATCGAATTTGTTATAAGCGTTATAAGCATCGCCGTCGTCATCTACGGTGCACTCATCGCCGTCGTGCAATTTATTAAAGGAGAAGTGCTGCATTTCAGCGGCAAAGAAAAGATGCGTACGATTATGATCATCCGTTCGGATTTGGGCGTTTACCTTTTGCTCGGTCTCGAACTCCTCATCGCAGCCGATATCATAAAGACGATTTTAAATCCCGCGCTCATCGAACTTTTGACGCTCGGCGGCATCGTGCTCTTGCGGACGATTTTATCGGTGTTCCTCGAGCGTGAAATGAAGGGCTTAAAAGAGCTGAGCGAATAA
- a CDS encoding FAD binding domain-containing protein: MQNSDHTFFFAKTIAELFYQLTSVSGLEVVGGCTSLERMPQKAISVHGIPELASITMHERYLDCGPAVALSDILSLASARIPEALTESVKSIANPFVRNIATIGGNICAGGIRRTLYAPLLALDARLELKSALDTVYVPLLNFTAIPHGSILSNIRIPLGDWDITVFRRLGADSKITESSASFTFLADNEKNMITNIKLAFSGVVTFRCIELENRLIGTRLPLAAKDIALFTETAALQFDEAAKDVSYNPILRTQFINLTRYSLEQLT, from the coding sequence ATGCAAAATAGCGATCACACGTTTTTCTTTGCAAAGACGATAGCCGAATTGTTCTATCAACTCACATCGGTATCGGGTCTCGAAGTCGTCGGCGGCTGCACGTCCCTTGAGCGCATGCCGCAAAAAGCGATTTCCGTTCACGGCATCCCGGAGCTCGCTTCCATAACGATGCACGAACGCTATCTCGATTGCGGACCGGCCGTCGCACTTTCCGATATTCTATCGCTTGCGAGCGCGCGCATCCCCGAAGCGCTTACCGAATCGGTCAAAAGCATAGCAAATCCTTTTGTGCGGAATATCGCAACGATAGGCGGCAATATATGCGCCGGCGGAATACGGCGGACGCTTTACGCCCCGCTTCTCGCCCTCGACGCAAGGCTTGAATTGAAAAGTGCGCTCGATACCGTCTATGTACCGCTCCTCAATTTTACCGCCATACCGCACGGTTCGATTTTATCGAATATCCGCATACCGCTCGGAGACTGGGACATAACGGTGTTTCGCCGCCTCGGAGCCGACAGCAAAATCACCGAGTCAAGCGCTTCGTTTACGTTTCTTGCGGACAACGAAAAAAACATGATAACGAATATCAAACTCGCGTTTTCAGGTGTCGTCACGTTCCGCTGTATCGAACTCGAAAACAGACTTATCGGAACGCGCTTGCCGCTTGCAGCTAAAGACATCGCGCTCTTTACGGAAACGGCAGCTTTGCAGTTCGACGAAGCGGCAAAAGACGTTTCGTACAATCCGATTTTGCGGACGCAGTTTATCAATTTGACGCGTTATTCGCTCGAACAGCTGACGTAA
- a CDS encoding (2Fe-2S)-binding protein → MKIPVTLDGKKTVLEAFPYEKLINVLRRNGRLSAKCGCGEGVCGACTVCLNGKAVPSCIVPVALARDADIVTLDAFTKTEDYGDIAKGFNKAGIRLCGYCNAGKIFAARTVLNTAVKPARKMIAEQVSHLSPCCTNTDMLIDGILYAFDFKVQRMGAQKNAK, encoded by the coding sequence ATGAAAATACCTGTGACGCTCGACGGTAAAAAAACCGTACTCGAAGCTTTTCCGTACGAAAAATTAATAAACGTATTGAGGAGAAACGGACGGCTTTCGGCAAAGTGCGGCTGCGGCGAAGGCGTATGCGGCGCATGTACCGTCTGTCTCAACGGCAAAGCCGTTCCGAGCTGCATCGTTCCCGTCGCCCTCGCACGGGATGCCGACATCGTGACGCTCGACGCTTTTACGAAAACAGAAGATTACGGCGATATCGCAAAGGGATTCAATAAAGCCGGCATACGCTTGTGCGGCTATTGCAATGCGGGGAAGATATTTGCGGCACGGACTGTTTTGAATACCGCCGTAAAGCCCGCGAGAAAGATGATCGCGGAACAGGTTTCGCATCTTTCGCCGTGCTGTACGAATACCGACATGCTCATCGACGGCATACTCTACGCCTTCGACTTTAAAGTGCAGCGCATGGGAGCGCAAAAAAATGCAAAATAG
- a CDS encoding xanthine dehydrogenase family protein molybdopterin-binding subunit → MPDKAKKKSDKKGKKEPLVVHEYYTDCTKPDMLYGALVRGPVSSGTIVGISVPDLPEGYAFFTARDIPGKNAMRTLASDTPVFCTERVSYFGEPVGIIVGPDEETVYELTSKIEIEFDSATVESALRSVAKGYALPAVTLPKEKSESKKLLKIARAMHIDDPADTSVALTQTGSDASEKTEEAVTERTAKTSEGESEALVEERTVQISEIVAERTVKTGCFLSEDKAKALFKNADYIVSGTWVQNTVQPSWPETNGAFCFMENGTLTVFAPTQWPLYLKSALSASLKIAEDRIVIKGTNTSGHDANGMWRNATLVIQASLASYLTGKPVKLSLSREEHKTFMKPGVAASVTCESAVSKEGDISATKISIEADVGYCNPFAQEIVDRLAIASCGAYDIPNISISVKARTSPSSPTSVFADIIDAQAFFAIENHVQQIAERLNMLPPELRIKNMRSSSKENSMPFTFRTGKADGVIAHAVKMSDYNRKYAAFKIDAAEKSDSPDTFFALPIRGIGMACAFGGSGYLNNDLVTEKQKVSVTLEEDGTVTIHSPVPSAAISDIWIKLVSTLLKVPSSAVSISPEEQGGSDLPTPSSIYGSLSITTQLLHQCCTELEKKKAAKASLPITAKKGLPPAIKKLWNKENFSGIPFYTASFGCAVVEIELDPYTYKEHIKGIWITIDCGQVLELHAAENTIRIAIQQELAQLVKGESILCDSVHISFVQSDSPPSQIGNLVHSIIPAAFSAALSQALGFCIRELPYNAETMHPKTQNLSGENA, encoded by the coding sequence ATGCCTGACAAAGCGAAAAAGAAAAGCGACAAAAAAGGAAAAAAAGAGCCGCTCGTCGTCCACGAATACTACACCGATTGCACGAAACCCGACATGCTCTACGGCGCGCTCGTGAGAGGTCCCGTGTCGTCGGGTACGATCGTCGGCATATCCGTTCCCGATCTTCCCGAAGGCTACGCGTTTTTTACCGCGCGCGACATTCCCGGAAAAAACGCGATGCGCACGCTCGCATCCGACACTCCGGTATTCTGTACCGAGCGCGTTTCGTATTTCGGAGAGCCCGTCGGTATCATCGTCGGGCCGGACGAAGAGACGGTGTACGAGCTCACGAGCAAAATCGAAATAGAGTTCGACAGCGCGACGGTCGAATCGGCGCTGCGCTCGGTCGCAAAGGGTTATGCGCTGCCTGCGGTGACGCTGCCGAAAGAAAAGAGCGAATCGAAAAAGCTTTTAAAAATCGCCCGAGCGATGCACATCGACGATCCGGCGGATACGTCCGTTGCGCTCACACAGACCGGCTCCGATGCGAGCGAAAAAACGGAAGAAGCCGTCACGGAGCGTACGGCGAAGACGAGCGAAGGAGAGAGCGAAGCCCTTGTCGAAGAACGTACGGTACAGATAAGCGAAATCGTTGCCGAACGCACGGTGAAAACGGGCTGTTTTCTCTCGGAAGACAAAGCGAAAGCACTGTTCAAAAATGCCGATTATATCGTGTCGGGTACATGGGTGCAAAATACCGTACAGCCGTCGTGGCCCGAAACGAACGGCGCGTTTTGTTTTATGGAAAACGGCACACTCACGGTTTTTGCACCGACGCAGTGGCCGCTCTATCTTAAAAGCGCTCTTTCCGCATCGCTCAAAATCGCAGAAGACCGTATCGTCATAAAGGGAACGAACACGTCGGGGCACGATGCGAACGGTATGTGGCGGAACGCGACGCTCGTCATCCAAGCTTCTCTGGCCTCATATTTGACGGGAAAGCCGGTAAAACTTTCACTCTCCCGCGAAGAACACAAAACTTTTATGAAGCCCGGAGTCGCCGCTTCCGTCACGTGCGAAAGCGCCGTTTCAAAAGAGGGCGACATATCGGCAACGAAGATTTCGATCGAAGCCGACGTCGGATACTGCAATCCCTTCGCTCAGGAAATCGTCGACCGCCTCGCAATCGCTTCGTGCGGCGCATACGATATCCCGAATATTTCAATAAGCGTGAAAGCCCGAACCTCTCCGTCTTCTCCGACATCCGTGTTCGCCGACATTATCGACGCGCAGGCTTTTTTCGCAATCGAAAATCACGTACAGCAAATAGCCGAACGCCTCAACATGCTGCCGCCCGAACTCCGCATAAAAAATATGCGCTCGTCTTCCAAAGAGAACTCGATGCCCTTTACGTTCCGCACGGGAAAAGCGGACGGGGTAATCGCGCATGCCGTCAAAATGAGCGATTACAATCGCAAATACGCCGCATTTAAAATCGATGCGGCCGAAAAGTCCGATTCGCCCGATACGTTTTTTGCCCTCCCCATACGCGGTATCGGCATGGCTTGCGCCTTCGGCGGTTCGGGCTATCTGAACAACGATCTCGTTACGGAAAAGCAAAAGGTATCGGTGACGCTCGAAGAAGACGGAACGGTGACGATTCACTCTCCCGTCCCGTCCGCGGCGATTTCGGATATTTGGATAAAGCTCGTATCAACCCTGCTCAAAGTACCGTCCTCCGCCGTATCGATATCGCCTGAAGAACAGGGCGGAAGCGATTTGCCGACGCCGAGCAGCATCTACGGCAGTTTGAGCATCACGACGCAGCTTTTGCATCAGTGCTGCACCGAACTCGAAAAAAAGAAAGCGGCAAAGGCGTCTCTCCCGATCACCGCAAAAAAAGGTCTTCCGCCCGCAATCAAAAAGCTGTGGAACAAAGAAAATTTTTCGGGCATACCCTTTTATACGGCTTCGTTCGGATGCGCCGTCGTCGAAATCGAACTCGATCCCTACACGTATAAAGAGCACATCAAAGGAATTTGGATAACGATCGATTGCGGACAAGTACTCGAACTGCATGCCGCCGAAAATACGATCCGCATCGCGATCCAACAGGAACTCGCGCAGCTTGTCAAAGGAGAATCGATTTTGTGCGACAGCGTACACATTTCGTTCGTGCAGTCGGACTCTCCTCCGTCTCAAATCGGAAATCTCGTACACAGTATTATACCGGCGGCCTTTTCGGCAGCTCTTTCACAGGCGCTCGGCTTTTGCATACGCGAATTGCCGTATAACGCCGAAACGATGCATCCTAAAACGCAAAATCTTTCCGGAGAAAACGCATGA
- a CDS encoding DegT/DnrJ/EryC1/StrS family aminotransferase — protein MADIHVPFSRPAIGIEEERAVLEVLKNGWLTTGKYALRFESDFSDMMNAVGSDVRDAREALSLDVRNVQSFAVNSNTSGMILAMDACGVTKGSAVITTPYTFVSTAACARHLGADVFFADIEKDSYNIDVQNIEAVLKSEKGKRVKAIVPVHIAGNVCRMEKICALAKAYDVRVIEDAAHSFPSPTKLGYAGTIGDAGVFSFYATKTITTGEGGMVCVRDEELAKRIALMRMHGMDRAAWDRYTSPRASWEYDIAECGWKFNLPDILAAIGIEQLKKARAFLEARKAVAKKYDDAFSKLDFIEVPPDGEGNAWHLYLMRIKPDALTISRDDFAKELQSRGIGISVHFIPLFHFTYWKKLYPEFRAEHFPNAQKRFASTISIPLWPGMTSDMTDSVIEAVLSIGAAHHA, from the coding sequence GTGGCTGACATACACGTTCCTTTTTCCCGCCCCGCTATAGGCATCGAAGAAGAGCGGGCGGTGCTCGAAGTGCTTAAAAACGGCTGGCTTACGACGGGAAAATACGCGCTGCGTTTTGAAAGCGATTTTTCCGACATGATGAACGCTGTAGGAAGCGATGTACGGGACGCAAGAGAAGCGCTTTCACTCGATGTGCGGAACGTCCAAAGCTTTGCCGTAAACAGCAATACGAGCGGTATGATCCTCGCGATGGATGCATGCGGCGTTACAAAGGGAAGCGCCGTGATCACGACGCCCTATACTTTCGTATCGACCGCCGCATGCGCGCGGCATTTGGGAGCGGACGTGTTTTTTGCCGACATCGAAAAAGATTCCTACAATATCGACGTGCAAAACATCGAAGCCGTATTGAAAAGTGAAAAGGGAAAGCGAGTAAAAGCGATCGTGCCGGTACACATCGCCGGAAACGTGTGCCGTATGGAAAAAATATGCGCCCTTGCAAAAGCGTACGATGTCCGCGTCATAGAAGATGCGGCGCACTCCTTCCCTTCTCCGACAAAGCTCGGTTACGCGGGTACGATCGGGGATGCGGGTGTATTTTCGTTTTATGCGACAAAGACCATAACGACGGGCGAAGGCGGTATGGTATGCGTGCGCGATGAAGAGCTTGCAAAGCGCATCGCGCTCATGCGTATGCACGGCATGGACAGAGCCGCATGGGATCGCTATACGTCCCCCCGCGCTTCGTGGGAATACGATATCGCCGAATGCGGCTGGAAATTCAATTTACCCGATATCCTCGCCGCGATCGGCATCGAACAGTTGAAAAAAGCCCGCGCGTTTTTGGAAGCGCGGAAAGCTGTTGCAAAAAAATACGACGATGCGTTTTCAAAACTCGACTTTATCGAAGTCCCGCCCGACGGAGAGGGAAACGCATGGCATCTCTATCTCATGCGCATAAAACCGGATGCGCTCACGATTTCCCGCGACGACTTTGCAAAAGAACTGCAGTCGCGCGGCATCGGCATTTCGGTGCACTTTATACCCCTCTTTCATTTTACGTACTGGAAAAAATTATATCCCGAATTCCGTGCAGAACATTTTCCGAATGCGCAAAAGCGTTTCGCATCGACGATTTCGATTCCGCTGTGGCCCGGCATGACAAGCGATATGACGGACAGCGTCATCGAAGCGGTTTTATCCATAGGAGCGGCACACCATGCCTGA
- a CDS encoding polysaccharide biosynthesis protein has product MNRSDKHLYIIGAGFAGISIASDIKRKKIFGKVAAFLDDDKSLIGQEFDGIPIFGPVADIAKILRCTDSDEAIIAIPSASVERIKEIYETLKSGGFKHIKILPSVSQIVNGTAHLVQARDIDPLDILGRTPVTISLKESLSYLRGKRVCITGAGGSIGSELSRQLLSGGAERLYLFGHGENSIYQIDRELHLLQKEGVGEKATVVPIIGDMKDKDYVDYIVSHTKCDVVFHCAAYKHVPLMEENPVAAIENNVFGTKNLLDACIAHGVRRFVLISTDKAVSPVSVYGVSKMLCEKLVLSYADKARDGTSFMFVRFGNVLGSRGSILPLFMEQIKNGGPVTVTDKAMERYFMTIPEACSLVLRTGGVGENGSSYLLDMGQPVKITELAEQIIRFSGFEPYKDIDIVFTGARKGERAIEPLRLPEEEAQKTSYKKIMRLKNTPYAEAHLRSLLEKLHPVCFRTSGEEEKYRNKNYLLAVLSDDVPSLKAFYAEANRG; this is encoded by the coding sequence CGCTTCGGACATCAAGCGCAAAAAAATATTCGGCAAAGTCGCAGCCTTTCTCGACGACGACAAATCGCTCATCGGGCAGGAGTTCGACGGCATTCCGATATTCGGTCCGGTCGCCGACATCGCAAAAATTCTGCGATGTACCGACAGCGACGAAGCGATCATCGCGATTCCGAGCGCAAGCGTCGAACGGATAAAAGAGATTTACGAAACGCTCAAATCGGGCGGCTTTAAGCATATCAAAATTCTTCCGAGCGTGAGCCAGATCGTAAACGGTACGGCGCATTTGGTACAGGCGCGCGACATCGATCCGCTGGACATACTCGGACGTACGCCCGTAACGATTTCGCTGAAAGAAAGCCTTTCATACTTGCGCGGAAAGCGCGTGTGCATCACGGGAGCCGGAGGTTCCATCGGCTCGGAGCTTTCGCGTCAGCTTTTGTCGGGAGGAGCCGAGCGTTTATACCTCTTCGGACACGGCGAAAATTCCATCTATCAAATAGACCGCGAACTGCATCTTTTGCAAAAAGAAGGCGTCGGCGAAAAAGCGACGGTCGTGCCTATCATCGGCGACATGAAAGACAAAGACTATGTCGACTACATCGTTTCGCATACGAAATGCGACGTCGTCTTTCACTGTGCGGCTTATAAACACGTTCCGCTCATGGAAGAAAATCCCGTCGCCGCAATCGAAAACAACGTATTCGGCACGAAAAATCTTCTCGATGCGTGCATCGCTCACGGCGTCCGCCGCTTCGTACTCATTTCGACCGACAAAGCCGTCAGTCCCGTTTCCGTCTACGGCGTATCGAAAATGCTGTGCGAAAAACTCGTACTCTCCTATGCCGATAAAGCGCGGGACGGAACATCGTTTATGTTCGTCCGCTTCGGCAATGTACTCGGTTCGCGCGGTTCCATTTTACCGCTCTTTATGGAACAGATTAAAAACGGAGGCCCCGTTACCGTCACCGACAAAGCTATGGAACGCTATTTTATGACGATACCCGAAGCGTGCTCCCTCGTCTTGCGTACGGGCGGCGTCGGCGAAAACGGTTCGTCCTACCTCCTCGATATGGGGCAGCCCGTAAAGATAACGGAGCTCGCCGAACAGATCATCCGTTTCAGCGGTTTCGAACCGTACAAAGACATCGACATCGTATTTACCGGAGCGAGAAAAGGAGAGCGGGCCATCGAACCCTTACGGCTTCCCGAAGAAGAAGCGCAAAAAACTTCGTACAAAAAAATCATGCGTTTGAAAAACACGCCGTATGCCGAAGCGCACTTGCGCTCTCTCCTTGAAAAACTCCATCCCGTGTGCTTCCGCACTTCGGGTGAAGAAGAAAAATATCGCAATAAAAATTATCTGCTTGCGGTGCTTTCGGACGACGTCCCCTCTCTCAAAGCCTTTTACGCGGAGGCAAACCGTGGCTGA